One window of the Marmota flaviventris isolate mMarFla1 chromosome 2, mMarFla1.hap1, whole genome shotgun sequence genome contains the following:
- the Cfl2 gene encoding cofilin-2, with protein sequence MASGVTVNDEVIKVFNDMKVRKSSTQEEIKKRKKAVLFCLSDDKRQIIVEEAKQILVGDIGDTVEDPYTSFVKLLPLNDCRYALYDATYETKESKKEDLVFIFWAPESAPLKSKMIYASSKDAIKKKFTGIKHEWQVNGLDDIKDRSTLGEKLGGNVVVSLEGKPL encoded by the exons ATG gcATCTGGAGTTACAGTGAATGATGAAGTCATCAAAGTTTTTAATGATATGAAAGTAAGGAAATCTTCTACACAAGAGgagatcaaaaaaagaaagaaagcagttcTCTTCTGTTTAAGCGATGACAAAAGACAAATAATTGTAGAGGAAGCAAAGCAGATCTTGGTGGGTGACATTGGTGATACTGTAGAGGACCCCTACACATCTTTTGTGAAGTTGCTACCTCTGAATGATTGCCGATATGCTTTGTACGATGCCACATACGAAACAAAAGAGTCTAAGAAAGAAGACCTAGTATTTATATTCTG gGCTCCTGAAAGTGCACCCTTAAAAAGCAAGATGATTTATGCTAGCTCTAAAGAtgctattaaaaagaaattcacag gtattAAACACGAGTGGCAAGTAAATGGCTTGGATGATATTAAGGACCGATCAACACTTGGAGAGAAATTGGGAGGCAATGTAGTAGTTTCACTTGAAGGAAAACCATTATAA